In the Malania oleifera isolate guangnan ecotype guangnan chromosome 1, ASM2987363v1, whole genome shotgun sequence genome, one interval contains:
- the LOC131160275 gene encoding uncharacterized protein LOC131160275, with product MGPPSFSGGADPLMVENRVQDIEDMITVLPCIDEKRVLFVTFKLIGEAKHLWRLARLLEEQRPNLVAMTWSRFKEIFFERYLPTTVKSEKATEFLYLTQGLMIVQQYAEKFIELFRFASYLVPDEEKKEKKFEKGLRQSLFEQGQGKRPASSDVQAESSRRPRRRQDSRGGRRQIVRDRAIQGG from the exons ATGGGACCCCCGTCATTTtctggaggagctgacccacttATGGTTGAGAACAGGGTCCAGGACATAGAGGATATGATAACAGTTTTGCCATGTATAGATGAGAAGAGAGTATTGTTTGTGACGTTTAAGCTGATAGGGGAGGCAAAGCACTTGTGGAGATTAGcgagattgttggaggagcagagaccgaaCCTTGTAGCTATgacgtggagccgcttcaaggagatatttttcgagaGGTACTTACCGACTACTGTCAAGAGTGAAAAGGCAACAGAGTTTCTATATCTGACGCAAGGACTGATGATAGTACAACAATATGCAGAGAAATTTATTGAGTTGTTTCGGTTTGCTTCTTATTTAGTACCTGATGAggagaagaaggaaaaaaaatttgagaagGGTCTAAGGCAGAGtctgtttgagcag GGTCAGGGAAAGAGGCCTGCATCTTCAGATGTTCAGGCTGAGTCCAGTCGAAGGCCACGGAGGAGGCAAGACAGTAGAGGTGGACGGAGACAGATAGTGAGAGATCGAGCTATACAGGGCGGTTAG